One Paroedura picta isolate Pp20150507F chromosome 3, Ppicta_v3.0, whole genome shotgun sequence genomic window carries:
- the LOC143831505 gene encoding uncharacterized protein LOC143831505: MASEDDQCQAVVKAEMRVSKAQEVREENELIMKPYANWEEYLMPAPLSIAILGQLIFISAGQGDFSINRNPPPRGFRYIRYPESFRACLCQVSNEGWHAFNEAHVNMDRIRLLTASIPGRMKMMVETLFQGVEEADVMIPGQLRSMKSIVTDCRTLAQKVRDKYANVISLIQELLEACINAKTGYERELEEVQTALKQAKIREETAKKHAKMIETYHNKMKQQAEESFSQYKKAIRAVPSGWEAIGMTIVESLGNAVVTMANGLANLLQNRSGGSREDCPSSRSGTPNSGLQSPISAINICSLSSTMLMCASGLKEKVVNQNRINFENVYDKRTGQVKSNLVKDNFLHLKNKIYQEEYCQPKEKALNICLSGEYICEQLERMATAAQVGKEEERDIINKIENLYQQAAAFDTYSKNFLRCPSFTPKPPNLAKCQTESSGGSVGVRNAHLKVEQTRAMYKATQEEYQKSYENLKKQNEELTAILCQMEQCKVKEIDFEAALKMLKEGLKAMGKVKVQWEKMIQFFEMISTIIDSCLSHRIHDFVEFVSDARQIKGYSSTSFVQDTIYNHVFSASNVAYLVHMIAETYTEVSERYLMDRVSSLGRLLTLESTDPEFNFERNALSCGCGEARKAIYNTVVKKKEEFDRKLEDRMKKIDRELKAVLPPISAAEKKMVEKAVHDGRKELTAWEEAQHV, encoded by the coding sequence ATGGCAAGTGAAGATGACCAATGCCAAGCTGTGGTCAAGGCTGAGATGAGAGTCAGCAAAGCTCAAGAAGTGAGAGAAGAGAATGAGCTAATTATGAAGCCCTACGCCAACTGGGAAGAGTACCTGATGCCCGCCCCTCTTTCCATTGCTATCTTAGGACAACTCATCTTCATTTCTGCTGGCCAAGGAGACTTCTCCATCAACAGGAACCCGCCTCCCAGAGGCTTCAGATACATCAGGTACCCAGAGTCCTTCAGAGCCTGCTTGTGTCAAGTGAGCAACGAAGGTTGGCATGCCTTTAACGAAGCCCACGTCAACATGGACCGGATCCGACTGCTCACGGCAAGCATCCCAGGAAGAATGAAGATGATGGTTGAGACTCTCTTCCAAGGGGTGGAGGAAGCTGATGTCATGATTCCCGGACAGCTAAGGAGCATGAAATCGATAGTAACAGACTGCAGAACCCTAGCACAGAAAGTAAGGGACAAGTATGCAAATGTGATCTCCCTCATCCAAGAACTCTTAGAGGCCTGTATAAATGCCAAAACAGGGTATGAAAGGGAGCTCGAAGAGGTGCAGACTGCCCTGAAGCAGGCAAAAATTAGAGAGGAAACGGCAAAAAAGCATGCAAAGATGATTGAGACATACCACAACAAGATGAAGCAGCAAGCCGAAGAGTCCTTCAGTCAGTATAAGAAAGCCATACGTGCAGTCCCTTCAGGATGGGAAGCTATTGGGATGACAATTGTGGAGAGTCTGGGAAATGCAGTGGTCACCATGGCCAATGGTTTAGCCAACCTTCTGCAAAATAGATCTGGGGGGTCAAGAGAAGATTGTCCTTCCAGTAGATCTGGCACTCCAAACTCAGGGTTGCAGAGCCCAATATCTGCCATTAATATCTGTAGCCTTTCATCCACAATGCTGATGTGTGCATCAGGGCTCAAGGAGAAAGTTGTTAACCAGAACAGGATCAACTTTGAGAATGTTTATGACAAGCGGACAGGGCAGGTCAAAAGCAACTTGGTGAAGGACAATTTCCTCCATTTGAAGAATAAGATCTACCAAGAGGAATACTGCCAACCCAAGGAGAAAGCTCTAAATATTTGTCTGTCTGGTGAATATATCTGTGAGCAGCTGGAACGTATGGCAACAGCAGCCCAagtaggaaaggaagaagaaagagataTCATTAACAAAATAGAAAATCTTTACCAACAAGCAGCTGCATTTGATACCTATAGCAAAAATTTCCTTAGATGCCCTTCCTTTACACCAAAGCCCCCCAACTTGGCTAAATGCCAGACTGAGTCAAGTGGAGGATCTGTTGGGGTGAGAAATGCACATCTGAAAGTCGAGCAGACCCGGGCAATGTACAAGGCAACCCAAGAGGAATATCAGAAAAGCTATGAGAACCTCAAGAAGCAAAACGAAGAGCTGACAGCAATCCTGTGCCAGATGGAGCAGTGCAAAGTGAAGGAAATTGATTTTGAAGCGGCCCTCAAGATGCTGAAGGAAGGCCTGAAGGCAATGGGCAAGGTCAAGGTGCAATGGGAGAAGATGATCCAGTTCTTTGAAATGATCTCCACTATCATTGACTCTTGCTTAAGTCACAGGATTCATGATTTTGTGGAATTTGTGTCAGATGCCCGGCAGATCAAAGGCTATTCATCCACGTCCTTTGTGCAAGACACCATCTACAACCATGTGTTCAGTGCTTCAAACGTGGCCTACCTAGTACACATGATAGCCGAGACTTACACGGAGGTGTCAGAGAGGTATTTGATGGATCGGGTCAGCAGCCTAGGGAGGCTTCTCACCCTAGAAAGTACTGATCCGGAATTTAATTTTGAACGGAATGCTTTGAGCTGTGGTTGCGGAGAGGCCCGCAAGGCCATTTATAACACAGTGGtcaagaagaaggaagaatttGACAGGAAATTAGAGGATAGGATGAAGAAAATCGACCGAGAGTTGAAAGCTGTGCTGCCCCCGATTAGTGCGGCAGAGAAAAAGATGGTAGAAAAAGCAGTGCATGATGGGAGAAAGGAGCTGACAGCCTGGGAAGAGGCTCAGCATGTCTAG